In Thermodesulfobacteriota bacterium, one genomic interval encodes:
- a CDS encoding glycosyltransferase family 4 protein has product MRILVLSKRQYTNRDLINDRFGRLWELPMALASSGDNITGVCLSYRRRDEGSHVDAQGGGRVTWHKLNIHRLLPWGARNYWRTIDEIGRDVRPDVVWACSDSLHAVLAVNIAKRLGSPLVIDLYDNFESFTLTRLPGMTTAFRRSLSQADGITCVSHPLAEYLRDRSLCRCPIEVIENAVPEGLFYPMDKSSCRRELNLPADGFLIGMAGAISRSRGVNFLFRAFEQFSMERPDAHLVLAGVRDKGLSLHQHPRIHYLGILAPKVVPVFLSALDMTVICNRASAFGNYCFPQKFYEAIACGVPMIAARTRVMRDVLKDYPGNMFDPENTDSLLVALRRQAARPVKLQIQVQTWPARARQLKKFFERVSGAR; this is encoded by the coding sequence ATGCGTATTCTGGTCCTCAGTAAGCGCCAATACACGAATCGGGATTTGATCAACGACCGGTTTGGCCGATTGTGGGAATTGCCGATGGCGCTTGCTTCATCCGGGGATAATATCACGGGGGTATGCTTAAGCTATCGCCGCCGCGATGAGGGCAGTCATGTCGATGCCCAGGGCGGAGGCCGGGTCACCTGGCATAAATTAAACATCCATCGTCTATTGCCATGGGGAGCCAGAAATTATTGGCGCACAATAGACGAAATCGGCAGAGATGTTCGCCCTGATGTGGTCTGGGCCTGCTCTGATTCGTTGCACGCGGTTTTGGCCGTCAATATCGCCAAAAGGCTCGGTTCCCCTCTTGTTATTGACCTGTATGACAATTTTGAAAGCTTCACGCTGACGCGCCTGCCAGGCATGACAACGGCTTTTCGCCGGTCACTGAGTCAGGCGGATGGCATCACCTGTGTCAGTCATCCATTGGCGGAATACCTGCGCGACAGAAGTTTATGCCGGTGCCCGATTGAAGTTATTGAAAATGCCGTACCCGAAGGACTGTTTTACCCGATGGACAAGTCGAGTTGCCGCAGGGAACTGAACCTTCCGGCGGATGGCTTTTTGATTGGTATGGCCGGCGCTATTTCCCGCTCACGTGGCGTTAATTTTCTTTTCCGGGCGTTTGAACAGTTTTCCATGGAAAGGCCTGACGCCCATCTTGTTCTGGCCGGCGTTCGCGACAAGGGGTTGAGCCTTCATCAACATCCCCGTATCCATTACCTCGGGATCCTGGCGCCGAAAGTTGTGCCGGTTTTTTTATCGGCTCTCGACATGACGGTGATCTGCAACCGGGCATCAGCTTTTGGCAACTATTGTTTTCCACAGAAATTTTACGAGGCCATTGCCTGCGGCGTACCGATGATAGCCGCACGGACCCGTGTCATGCGAGACGTGCTGAAAGACTATCCGGGCAATATGTTTGACCCTGAAAATACGGATAGCCTTCTGGTGGCTTTGCGCCGGCAGGCAGCCAGGCCTGTTAAACTGCAAATTCAAGTTCAGACATGGCCTGCACGGGCCAGGCAGTTAAAAAAATTTTTTGAGCGTGTATCAGGGGCGAGATAG
- a CDS encoding glycerate kinase, with protein MNAQAKSIDVMEEDARAIFQAAVAAVDPEECVSAACGRAGDRLTIGDHIYRLNAFDRIYVVGAGKASAPMGAAMERLLHDDLTRGVIVVKYGHTRPLSKIKQIEAGHPLPDENGEKGAGEIFRLVRQATERDLIIGLFSGGGSALLPLPAPGISLADKQETMRLLLACGASIHEINTLRKHVSAIKGGRLAKAAFPATMVSLLISDVVGNDPAVIASGPTAPDPGTYRDCQWMIERYGIANRLPESVRRHIDSGAAGRLAETPKPGDAVLARARNLICADNMKAILAARDRARQLGYEPVILSTLIEGETLEIARMHAAIAREVRLSGNPVRPPACILSGGETTVTLRGSGRGGRNQEFCLAVAGDIAETDGIVMLSGGTDGTDGPTDAAGAVIHRDLLRRATALGLDPRAYLDNNDAYAFFRQTGGLLITGPTGTNVMDIRIMLIA; from the coding sequence ATGAACGCGCAGGCAAAATCCATAGACGTCATGGAAGAGGACGCCAGAGCAATTTTTCAAGCCGCCGTTGCGGCCGTCGATCCGGAAGAATGCGTTTCCGCTGCCTGCGGCCGCGCCGGCGACCGGCTGACCATCGGCGACCATATTTACCGTCTGAATGCCTTTGACCGCATCTATGTCGTCGGCGCGGGAAAAGCGTCGGCCCCAATGGGCGCAGCCATGGAACGGCTCTTGCACGACGATCTGACCCGGGGGGTCATTGTAGTTAAATACGGTCACACCCGGCCCCTGTCGAAAATCAAACAGATCGAAGCCGGGCACCCCCTCCCCGATGAAAACGGGGAGAAGGGCGCCGGTGAAATTTTTCGACTGGTCCGCCAGGCAACGGAGAGGGATCTGATCATCGGCCTCTTTTCAGGGGGCGGTTCCGCTCTGCTGCCGCTTCCTGCTCCGGGGATTTCTCTGGCAGACAAGCAGGAGACCATGCGCCTTCTACTGGCCTGCGGGGCCTCCATCCACGAAATCAACACATTGAGAAAACATGTTTCCGCCATCAAAGGCGGCCGGCTGGCCAAAGCCGCCTTTCCGGCCACAATGGTCTCGCTGCTGATTTCCGACGTGGTGGGCAATGACCCGGCCGTCATCGCTTCCGGTCCGACCGCTCCGGACCCGGGCACGTACCGGGACTGTCAGTGGATGATCGAACGATACGGCATTGCCAACCGGTTGCCCGAGTCCGTCCGCCGCCATATTGACTCCGGAGCGGCCGGAAGACTGGCGGAAACGCCCAAGCCGGGGGATGCGGTTTTGGCCCGAGCCCGCAACCTGATCTGCGCGGATAATATGAAAGCCATCCTGGCGGCACGGGATCGGGCACGGCAACTGGGATACGAACCGGTAATTCTCTCGACTTTGATTGAAGGGGAAACCCTGGAAATAGCAAGGATGCATGCCGCCATTGCCAGGGAAGTCCGGCTCAGCGGCAATCCCGTCAGGCCTCCGGCCTGTATTCTATCGGGCGGGGAAACAACCGTTACCCTCCGCGGGAGCGGACGGGGCGGGAGAAATCAGGAATTCTGCCTGGCCGTGGCCGGCGATATCGCGGAAACGGACGGCATTGTCATGTTAAGCGGCGGTACCGACGGCACTGACGGCCCGACCGACGCCGCCGGCGCCGTGATTCACCGTGACCTTCTCAGGAGGGCGACGGCGCTGGGCCTTGATCCCCGCGCGTATCTTGATAATAACGACGCTTATGCCTTTTTCCGCCAGACCGGCGGTCTCCTGATCACCGGCCCTACCGGGACCAATGTGATGGATATCCGGATCATGCTGATCGCCTGA
- a CDS encoding glycosyltransferase family 2 protein, translating to MNIDQPIKDDPLLSIVMPVYNEKATIRESLAVVFSVPYRKEVIVVDDGSTDGTREILAALDYPGLVRAYHDKNGGKGRAIRTGLSHASGDIILIQDADLEYDPSEYPILLKPILSGKADVVFGSRFAGYGSHRVIYFWHYLGNKFLTLLSNMFTDLNLTDMETCYKVFTREALSGITIEEARFGVEPEITAKIAKKKLRVYEVPISYYGRTYEQGKKINWKDGFRAIWVIIKYNLFRQR from the coding sequence ATGAATATCGATCAGCCCATAAAGGATGATCCGCTGTTAAGTATCGTCATGCCGGTTTATAACGAAAAGGCCACCATCCGGGAAAGCCTGGCGGTCGTCTTTTCCGTGCCCTACCGGAAGGAAGTGATCGTGGTCGATGACGGATCCACCGACGGCACTCGTGAAATACTGGCCGCCCTCGATTATCCGGGACTGGTCCGCGCCTATCATGATAAAAACGGCGGCAAAGGCCGGGCTATCCGGACGGGCCTGAGCCATGCCAGCGGCGACATTATCCTGATCCAGGACGCCGACCTGGAGTATGATCCCTCGGAGTATCCCATCCTGCTGAAACCGATCCTGTCCGGAAAAGCGGACGTGGTTTTCGGATCTCGGTTTGCCGGATACGGATCCCATCGGGTGATTTACTTCTGGCACTATCTGGGCAACAAATTCCTGACGCTCTTGTCCAACATGTTCACCGATCTGAACCTGACCGATATGGAGACCTGCTACAAGGTATTCACCCGGGAAGCCCTGTCCGGCATCACCATTGAGGAAGCGCGGTTCGGCGTGGAGCCGGAAATTACCGCCAAAATCGCCAAAAAAAAGTTGCGCGTTTATGAGGTTCCGATTTCCTATTATGGCCGGACATACGAACAGGGGAAAAAGATTAACTGGAAAGACGGCTTCCGGGCCATCTGGGTAATCATCAAATACAACCTTTTCAGGCAGCGATAG
- a CDS encoding glycosyltransferase family 2 protein, with amino-acid sequence MYKQKSVCVVIPAYNEARQIQRVLESIPDFIDSIVVIDDASPDQTSEVVKRIAALDSRISLIRHQKNMGCGGALATGYRWAIDRGVDIAVRMDGDGQMNPEDLPALLDPVAEGTADYAKGNRFFSGKAFAQMPPLRFYGIAFLSLLTKIVSGYWHISDFQSGYTAITQRALQTIDWDQMYQRYGQPNDLLIILNTYNFRVADVPVEPIYNIGETSGLKVKKVMFTISWLLFKRFFWRMKEKYIIKDFHPLIFFYMMGVVFGATSIALFARLFWIWYATSHIPPINALAALFAFISASQFTLFAMWFDMEANKDLKGK; translated from the coding sequence ATGTATAAACAAAAATCCGTCTGTGTCGTTATTCCGGCCTACAATGAAGCCAGGCAAATCCAGCGAGTTCTGGAAAGTATCCCGGATTTTATCGATTCAATTGTCGTGATAGATGACGCCAGCCCTGATCAGACATCCGAAGTCGTCAAACGCATTGCGGCTTTGGACTCGCGGATCAGTCTCATTCGGCATCAGAAAAACATGGGTTGCGGCGGGGCACTGGCCACCGGCTACAGGTGGGCCATAGACAGGGGCGTCGATATTGCCGTGCGCATGGATGGGGACGGCCAGATGAATCCCGAAGATCTCCCCGCGTTGCTCGACCCTGTCGCCGAAGGAACAGCGGATTACGCCAAGGGAAACCGGTTTTTCTCGGGAAAAGCGTTCGCCCAGATGCCTCCCCTGCGGTTTTATGGAATTGCCTTCCTGTCACTGTTGACAAAAATTGTATCCGGGTACTGGCATATTTCTGACTTCCAGTCGGGATATACCGCCATCACCCAAAGGGCGCTGCAAACCATCGACTGGGACCAGATGTACCAACGTTATGGGCAGCCGAATGATTTGCTGATCATTTTAAATACCTATAACTTCAGGGTGGCGGACGTGCCGGTCGAACCGATATACAATATTGGAGAGACCTCGGGGCTGAAGGTAAAAAAAGTCATGTTCACTATCAGCTGGTTACTGTTTAAACGGTTTTTCTGGCGGATGAAAGAAAAGTATATCATAAAAGATTTTCATCCCCTTATCTTTTTCTATATGATGGGAGTGGTTTTCGGTGCCACCAGCATAGCGCTCTTCGCCCGGCTCTTCTGGATATGGTATGCCACCAGCCACATTCCCCCCATCAACGCCCTGGCCGCCCTGTTCGCCTTCATCAGCGCCAGCCAGTTTACGCTTTTTGCCATGTGGTTCGACATGGAAGCCAACAAAGATCTGAAAGGCAAATAA
- a CDS encoding sulfotransferase family 2 domain-containing protein: MFFKYLQNNLTPAALIQQFNNARSLTLQTFDYVTGYRLRSYSPFVVFPEFGIAFLAVPRAGSTSLEFSLLPLLGNGLNFQSARYVHKFRHYMRSCKAGEVATTYTNFFKFTFVRNPWTRLYSCYLTRVLNKPNRYFRHFKLDQSKNFEDFVARVCDIPDAYADPHFISQDYLLTYKGVFLPDQVYRFETYSRDFEAVRKIIEDRTRIKLYDIPHYYQMKSDEYVRAYTTKLVDRVEKRYRADCIRFGYVYPG; encoded by the coding sequence ATGTTTTTCAAATACCTTCAAAACAACTTAACCCCTGCCGCGCTGATTCAGCAATTCAATAACGCGCGATCACTGACGCTGCAGACTTTTGACTATGTGACAGGATATCGCCTGAGGTCTTACTCCCCTTTTGTCGTTTTTCCTGAATTCGGAATCGCTTTTTTAGCGGTCCCGAGGGCAGGGTCGACTTCTCTGGAGTTTTCTCTTCTTCCTCTGCTTGGCAATGGATTGAATTTTCAATCGGCCCGCTATGTCCATAAATTCCGTCATTATATGCGCAGCTGTAAGGCAGGTGAAGTGGCGACAACATATACCAATTTTTTTAAATTTACATTTGTCCGGAACCCGTGGACCCGGCTATACTCCTGCTATCTTACCCGCGTACTGAATAAGCCTAATCGATATTTCCGTCATTTCAAATTGGACCAGTCAAAAAATTTTGAGGATTTCGTCGCCCGAGTCTGTGACATTCCCGACGCATATGCTGACCCGCATTTTATTTCGCAGGACTATTTATTAACCTATAAGGGTGTTTTCCTCCCGGATCAGGTATATCGGTTTGAAACATATTCGAGGGATTTTGAAGCAGTCCGGAAAATCATTGAAGACAGGACCCGTATCAAGTTGTATGACATCCCTCATTACTACCAGATGAAATCCGACGAGTATGTCAGGGCATACACGACCAAGCTGGTCGATCGGGTTGAAAAACGCTACCGGGCCGATTGCATCAGATTCGGGTATGTTTATCCCGGTTGA
- a CDS encoding glycosyltransferase family 2 protein, which yields MISPLITVITVSFNAERYIEQTVKSVLAQTWRPVEYIIVDGGSMDGTQSIINRYRDHCAHVVMEKDDGIADAMNKGLSLAKGDYVIFLHADDYFINDHCLRDAIAFMDENTDILACRIQFGKRQKVFKPRGFNFWMYLKTGVYHQGALCRRSLINRLGGFDKQFRVVMDYDFFLRAYRHGVRLVKAPLILTLMRDEGISTRQDWKSMKLRFDEERRVHTKNTRSPFFRFLYKVYWNFYLPYRQLVYTIKNGKRPLNFWK from the coding sequence ATGATCTCGCCTCTGATAACCGTCATCACCGTTAGCTTCAATGCCGAACGGTATATTGAACAGACTGTTAAAAGCGTGTTGGCCCAGACGTGGCGGCCTGTTGAATATATTATCGTGGATGGCGGATCAATGGATGGTACGCAATCCATCATCAATAGATATCGAGACCATTGCGCTCATGTCGTTATGGAAAAGGATGACGGAATAGCCGACGCGATGAATAAAGGCCTGTCCCTGGCAAAAGGTGATTATGTCATCTTCCTTCATGCCGATGATTATTTTATTAACGACCATTGTTTGCGCGATGCAATCGCTTTTATGGATGAGAACACCGATATCCTGGCCTGCCGTATCCAGTTCGGAAAGCGACAAAAAGTCTTCAAACCAAGGGGCTTTAATTTTTGGATGTACTTGAAAACCGGTGTGTATCACCAGGGGGCTTTATGCCGTCGATCGCTCATCAACAGGCTGGGAGGCTTTGATAAACAATTCCGGGTTGTCATGGATTATGACTTCTTTCTTCGTGCCTACAGGCATGGTGTCAGGCTTGTCAAGGCCCCTCTCATTCTGACCCTGATGAGGGATGAAGGAATCAGTACGCGGCAAGACTGGAAAAGTATGAAGTTACGGTTTGACGAAGAAAGAAGAGTGCATACGAAGAATACCCGTTCGCCGTTTTTCCGATTTTTATATAAAGTATACTGGAATTTTTATCTTCCTTACAGGCAGTTAGTTTATACGATAAAGAACGGCAAGCGGCCCTTGAACTTTTGGAAATAG
- a CDS encoding glycosyltransferase family 4 protein, protein MRVLHINTSDVNGGAARAVFRLHQALLQHGVDSRMLVQIKGSDDPAVSGPLTKLSRGIGYIRPTVDQLPLKWYPKSGQGFFHPAVVPFSGIHHRIKEINPDVVHLHWITGGFLRVEDLAHIKRPVIWTLHDMWAFTGGCHYDDDCGKHASLCESCPMLGSFKKDLSTRVFLRKLRAYSKLQDMIIVSPSRWLAALARDSRLLKNKRIANIPYTVDPHVFRPIPKSLAKEAIGLPKAAKVVLIGADKVLQDQRKGFSKLCQALSEIKSVNMELVVFGAGRPQRDFPFDFPVHYLGKLHDDLALKVAYNAADVVVAPSLQENLSCVILESLSCGTPVVGFRIGGNADMISHKWNGYLSEPYDPSDLARGIIWALEHPDPAALSQHARMRIVDNFNAGHVADRYIELYQQISVKN, encoded by the coding sequence ATGCGTGTATTGCACATCAACACGTCCGACGTGAACGGCGGAGCGGCCCGCGCGGTATTCAGGCTGCACCAGGCTTTACTTCAGCATGGGGTAGACTCCCGGATGCTGGTGCAGATCAAAGGCAGTGATGACCCGGCTGTTTCGGGGCCGCTGACGAAACTGTCCAGGGGGATCGGCTACATTCGGCCGACGGTGGACCAGTTGCCCTTGAAATGGTATCCCAAAAGTGGCCAGGGTTTTTTTCATCCGGCCGTTGTCCCTTTTTCCGGCATTCATCACCGGATCAAAGAGATCAATCCGGATGTGGTCCACCTGCACTGGATCACGGGCGGATTTCTCCGCGTCGAAGATCTGGCTCACATCAAACGGCCCGTCATCTGGACTTTACACGATATGTGGGCGTTTACAGGGGGATGCCATTACGACGATGATTGCGGCAAACATGCCTCTCTCTGTGAATCATGCCCTATGCTCGGGTCCTTCAAAAAAGATTTGAGTACACGCGTATTTCTTAGAAAATTACGGGCATATAGTAAGTTACAGGATATGATTATTGTATCCCCCAGTCGTTGGCTGGCTGCTCTTGCCCGGGACAGCAGGCTTTTGAAAAATAAACGCATTGCCAACATCCCCTATACCGTTGATCCACACGTTTTCCGGCCGATACCAAAGTCATTGGCGAAAGAAGCGATCGGTCTGCCGAAAGCGGCTAAAGTCGTGCTGATAGGCGCTGATAAAGTTTTGCAGGATCAGCGCAAGGGATTTTCCAAGCTTTGCCAGGCGCTGTCCGAGATTAAATCCGTTAATATGGAGCTTGTCGTTTTCGGCGCCGGGAGGCCGCAACGGGATTTCCCGTTTGATTTTCCCGTTCATTATCTGGGAAAACTTCATGATGACCTGGCCTTGAAGGTTGCCTATAATGCCGCGGACGTGGTGGTAGCGCCAAGCCTCCAGGAAAATCTTTCCTGTGTGATTTTAGAAAGCCTGTCCTGCGGCACGCCGGTTGTCGGATTTCGAATCGGCGGCAATGCCGATATGATAAGTCATAAGTGGAACGGCTATTTATCGGAGCCCTATGACCCATCCGATTTGGCGCGCGGTATTATCTGGGCACTGGAACACCCGGATCCGGCAGCCCTTTCCCAACACGCCCGAATGCGGATTGTCGATAATTTCAATGCCGGGCATGTCGCGGACCGATACATTGAATTGTATCAGCAAATATCCGTTAAGAATTAA
- a CDS encoding dynamin family protein gives MMETYQAMKDRLSELASSLLQLIVDVKGVSGRVDGSLTSWEDICRGVLARVAEDTVRVAVVGPIKSGKSTVVNSFFKGDYLKRGAGVVTSMVTKVRGSGRLEAVLDFKTWDEVNEDIARAVIMFPSVHFSTGQVAIDIRRDDIRRELARGLAALPREYLIARDSRNINSVLLANYLEGYETVRDLLSGEIRTLRFDGDQFARHRDFVGSDHLAVYLKDVHIGIDSVDMDSGIEIADCQGSDSPNPLHLAKIQDYLLVTHLIVYVISSRTGVRQADINFLNMIVRMGIAGNLLFIVNFDFNEHATLDGLEALVKRIRDEVSLILPDPEMYVFSGLYNLLTGQKKEAISEKEARMLEQWDLEQDFVAYSEKGTRSFESSLSHILNKKRYSLQLKNHVGRLGLVTAGLQQWASVNLDVLARDEQSATETLARTARHKTKLEQAGVLLKSTLDGSYRKLEKDLRTEIDRFFDPRTGPVLPDVINFIRNWKADPGKYESCLATAGFSGTLYMIFQDFQQTLDTFMAETINPQIMGFIKQLEGEIGGFFEGIAASYDLMARDAIAAYKTGMAEMGVPMSPDSKAGIRARDLALIKNQHGIHLPPADFIMNYTRKIRTEAVMRMGVYSLTRLLKKAASRLMKKPFQENRAGELRALKHGLARIKADTEETVVFHFKSYRENIKFQYVFKLAKAVAESFHQEVMDRFHIYSADISHLRDAVSEKRIDKGQLSAILNRTKQAAADAGNGIRQLGEGLESIELKQENRQEG, from the coding sequence ATGATGGAAACTTACCAGGCGATGAAGGACAGGCTGAGTGAACTGGCTTCTTCGCTTCTGCAGTTGATTGTTGATGTGAAGGGGGTCTCCGGCCGGGTTGACGGGTCTCTGACATCCTGGGAAGACATATGCCGGGGGGTGCTTGCCCGGGTCGCCGAAGATACCGTGCGCGTGGCGGTCGTCGGTCCGATCAAATCCGGCAAGAGTACGGTGGTGAACTCCTTTTTCAAGGGGGATTATTTAAAACGGGGCGCCGGCGTGGTGACATCCATGGTTACCAAGGTCCGCGGCAGCGGCCGTCTGGAAGCCGTGCTTGATTTCAAAACATGGGATGAAGTCAATGAGGATATCGCGCGCGCGGTGATCATGTTCCCGTCGGTACATTTTTCCACCGGTCAGGTGGCCATCGATATCCGTCGGGACGATATCCGTCGGGAACTGGCCAGGGGGCTGGCGGCGCTGCCCCGGGAGTATCTGATTGCCAGGGACAGCCGCAATATCAACAGCGTGCTCCTGGCCAACTACCTGGAAGGGTATGAGACGGTGCGCGATCTTCTGTCCGGGGAGATCAGGACGCTGCGGTTTGACGGCGACCAGTTCGCCCGGCACCGGGATTTTGTCGGGTCCGATCATCTGGCGGTCTACCTGAAGGACGTTCATATCGGCATTGACTCCGTCGACATGGATTCCGGGATTGAAATTGCCGACTGCCAGGGCAGCGACTCCCCCAACCCGCTGCATCTGGCCAAAATCCAGGATTATCTGCTGGTAACCCATCTGATCGTTTATGTGATCAGCAGCCGGACCGGTGTCCGCCAGGCGGACATCAATTTCCTGAACATGATCGTCCGCATGGGCATAGCCGGGAACCTCCTGTTTATTGTCAATTTTGATTTCAACGAGCATGCCACCCTTGACGGCCTTGAAGCCCTGGTAAAACGGATCCGGGACGAGGTGTCGCTGATTCTGCCGGATCCGGAAATGTACGTTTTTTCAGGCCTTTATAATTTGCTGACGGGACAGAAAAAGGAGGCCATCAGTGAAAAAGAGGCCAGAATGCTGGAGCAGTGGGATCTGGAGCAAGATTTTGTCGCCTATTCGGAAAAAGGAACACGGTCTTTTGAATCATCCCTCTCCCATATCCTGAATAAAAAGCGCTATTCATTGCAGCTGAAGAATCATGTCGGCCGCCTCGGGCTGGTAACCGCCGGCCTTCAGCAGTGGGCCTCCGTCAACCTGGATGTCCTTGCCCGGGACGAGCAAAGCGCCACTGAGACCCTGGCGCGGACGGCCCGGCACAAGACAAAACTGGAACAGGCCGGCGTTCTTTTGAAAAGCACGCTGGACGGCTCATACCGGAAACTGGAAAAAGACCTGCGCACGGAAATCGACCGTTTTTTTGACCCCCGCACGGGCCCTGTCCTGCCGGATGTCATTAATTTTATCAGAAACTGGAAAGCGGACCCGGGGAAATATGAAAGCTGCCTGGCCACCGCCGGTTTTTCCGGCACGCTATATATGATTTTCCAGGACTTTCAGCAGACGCTGGACACGTTTATGGCGGAAACCATCAACCCCCAGATCATGGGATTCATTAAGCAGCTGGAAGGGGAAATCGGCGGTTTTTTTGAAGGGATCGCCGCTTCTTACGACCTGATGGCCCGGGACGCCATCGCGGCCTATAAAACCGGTATGGCGGAAATGGGTGTGCCCATGAGCCCGGACAGCAAGGCCGGCATCCGGGCAAGGGACCTGGCGCTGATAAAAAATCAGCACGGCATTCATCTTCCGCCGGCTGACTTTATCATGAACTACACCCGTAAAATCCGTACGGAAGCGGTCATGCGGATGGGGGTTTATTCATTGACCAGGCTTCTGAAAAAAGCGGCCAGCCGGCTGATGAAAAAACCGTTTCAGGAGAATCGGGCGGGAGAACTCCGTGCCCTGAAACACGGCCTTGCCCGGATCAAGGCCGATACGGAGGAGACCGTGGTGTTCCACTTCAAGAGTTACCGGGAAAACATCAAATTCCAGTATGTCTTCAAGCTGGCCAAGGCGGTGGCGGAAAGTTTTCATCAGGAGGTCATGGACCGGTTTCATATCTACAGCGCCGATATTTCTCACTTGAGGGACGCCGTGTCCGAAAAGCGCATTGACAAAGGCCAGTTGTCTGCCATATTAAATAGGACAAAACAGGCCGCCGCCGACGCCGGAAACGGTATCCGGCAGTTGGGTGAAGGCCTTGAATCGATTGAGCTTAAACAGGAGAACCGGCAGGAGGGGTAA
- a CDS encoding YqgE/AlgH family protein, with amino-acid sequence MIAWQEDNQTMAQAVFPGDGMSGEKEKAALLKGELLIAVPTLTDPHFSRTVVCVCEFSAEGALGMVVNRPYSALSAKDLFDELTIQYREEAAGLPVYNGGPVNVGDVFVLHGEPFGWAGSHRVNPRLALTNTRDILEAIAGGRGPESFLIILGCSGWAGGQLEMELKSNIWLTAPADEAILFHTPPDQRWAKGLELIHIDPAFLSGTAGNA; translated from the coding sequence ATGATTGCATGGCAAGAGGATAACCAGACAATGGCCCAGGCTGTTTTCCCGGGGGATGGCATGAGTGGTGAAAAAGAGAAGGCGGCGCTGCTCAAGGGAGAGCTTCTGATCGCCGTGCCGACCCTGACGGATCCCCATTTTTCCCGGACGGTGGTCTGCGTCTGCGAATTCTCCGCCGAGGGTGCCCTGGGAATGGTGGTCAATCGGCCTTACTCCGCGTTATCCGCAAAAGACCTTTTCGATGAGTTGACCATTCAATACAGGGAAGAGGCCGCCGGCCTGCCGGTGTATAACGGCGGTCCGGTCAATGTCGGGGATGTGTTCGTGCTGCATGGTGAGCCTTTTGGCTGGGCGGGTTCTCATCGCGTCAACCCGCGGCTGGCGCTGACCAATACCCGGGATATCCTGGAGGCCATCGCCGGGGGCAGGGGGCCGGAATCGTTTCTGATCATACTGGGGTGTTCAGGCTGGGCCGGCGGTCAGCTGGAAATGGAGTTGAAGTCAAACATCTGGTTGACGGCACCGGCTGACGAGGCCATCCTTTTCCATACCCCTCCGGATCAGCGATGGGCAAAGGGGCTGGAGTTGATCCATATCGATCCGGCGTTTCTTTCGGGAACGGCCGGGAATGCTTAA